A genome region from Anastrepha obliqua isolate idAnaObli1 chromosome 4, idAnaObli1_1.0, whole genome shotgun sequence includes the following:
- the LOC129244506 gene encoding eukaryotic translation initiation factor 3 subunit B → MAKKKSEEYGADGNDGDYEEEPNFDDPEGYVDDIPDEELLANMLAQRPLETDGVESVVVVDNIPKVEPSRLEKLKSVIQKLFSQCGEIVNVVFPVDDEGKTKGYAFMEYKNASMAEEAVKGLNNHRLDKNHTFAVNLFTDFQKYENIPEKWEPPTPQPFKVQNDLYNFVTDPDAYDQFSVAAETAPNSVQVSFWQNTLPEPTELEARERFTDTFVKWSPLGTYVVTFHKPGVAIWGGSSFQKIQKFPHPSTQFVEFSPCENYLVTYGPTPTGQKVIIWDIRTGVEKRSFVADGMSVLSMFRWSHDDRYVARLGDNSIHIYETPSFYLLDLKSIKIPGIRGFSWSPTDNVIAYWVEEQNQIPARVTLMEIPKKREIRNKNLFHVADCKLHWQKSGDYLCVKVDRYSKLKKDKKELDVKFLGMFYNFEIFHMREKEIPVDSVEIRELILAFAWEPIGNKFSIIHGEQSNANVSFYEVNKGVKPTLVKKLEKKSCTHLFWSPRGQFIVMANLSMGTFEFVDTNNDFIISASPDHFRASEVEWDPTGRYVVTGVSAWKVKEDTGFNMYTFQGRIIRRTILKNFVQFLWRPRLPTLLTEAQQKEIKKNLKKYYPIFEQKDRLRLTRASKELLEKRSQLREQFMEYRNKRIAEWKEQKSRRLQLRNHIDTDNLNTEEVDEEIVEFLVKEEVTVLE, encoded by the exons ATGGCTAAAAAGAAAAGTGAGGAGTACGGAGCCGACGGAAATGATGGCGATTATGAAGAGGAGCCAAATTTCGACGATCCAGAGGGATATGTGGACGACATCCCTGATGAAG AACTTTTGGCCAACATGTTGGCCCAGCGGCCCTTGGAGACAGATGGCGTtgaaagtgttgttgttgtcgacAACATTCCAAAAGTAGAGCCATCTCGTTTGGAAAAATTGAAATccgttattcaaaaattattctcaCAGTGCGGTGAGatagtgaatgttgtatttccTGTTGACGATGAAGGTAAAACGAAAGGATATGCGTTTATGGAATACAAAAACGCAAGCATGGCTGAGGAGGCCGTAAAAGGTTTGAATAACCATCGCCTTGATAAAAACCATACTTTCGCCGTTAATTTGTTTACCGATTTTCAgaa GTATGAGAACATCCCCGAAAAGTGGGAGCCTCCTACTCCGCAACCCTTTAAAGTTCAGAATGATTTGTACAATTTCGTCACGGATCCGGACGCTTACGATCAATTCAGTGTCGCCGCTGAAACAGCTCCAAACTCCGTGCAAGTTTCATTCTGGCAAAACACTCTTCCTGAACCCACTGAATTGGAGGCTCGTGAACGTTTTACTGATACATTTGTGAAATGGTCGCCACTTGGAACCTATGTAGTCACATTCCACAAACCCGGTGTGGCTATTTGGGGCGGCAGTAGCTTccaaaaaattcagaaattccCGCATCCAAGCACGCAATTTGTGGAGTTCTCACCTTGTGAGAATTACCTTGTCACCTACGGACCTACGCCCACTGGTCAAAAGGTCATTATTTGGGATATACGTACCGGTGTTGAAAAACGTTCATTCGTCGCAGATGGCATGTCTGTTTTATCGATGTTCCGCTGGTCTCACGACGATAGGTACGTCGCACGGTTGGGTGATAATTCAATTCACATTTACGAAACGCCATCATTTTACTTACTTGACCTTAAGTCGATCAAAATTCCTGGAATTCGCGGCTTTTCATGGTCCCCAACGGACAATGTTATCGCATACTGGGTGGAAGAACAAAACCAGATACCCGCCCGTGTCACACTTATGGAGATTCCCAAGAAACGTGAAATACGAAATAAAAACCTCTTCCATGTGGCCGACTGTAAGTTACATTGGCAGAAATCTGGTGACTATCTTTGCGTTAAAGTCGATCGTTACTCGAAATTAAAGAAGGATAAGAAAGAATTGGATGTGAAATTCCTCGGTATGTTCtacaatttcgaaattttccatATGCGCGAGAAGGAAATCCCAGTTGATTCAGTAGAAATTCGTGAATTGATTCTCGCCTTTGCTTGGGAGCCTATAGGTAATAAATTCTCCATTATCCATGGTGAGCAGAGTAACGCAAACGTTAGTTTCTATGAGGTGAACAAAGGTGTGAAGCCAACACTTGTTAAGAAGTTGGAAAAGAAATCATGCACGCACTTGTTCTGGTCACCACGAGGCCAATTCATTGTAATGGCAAATCTTTCTATGGGCACCTTTGAGTTTGTAGACACCAATAACGATTTCATTATATCTGCATCACCTGATCATTTCCGCGCATCTGAAGTCGAATGGGATCCAACTGGTCGCTATGTTGTGACTGGAGTTTCGGCGTGGAAGGTAAAAGAGGATACTGGCTTCAACATGTACACCTTCCAAGGACGTATCATACGACGTACAATACTGAAGAATTTCGTGCAATTCTTATGGCGTCCACGCCTGCCCACATTGTTAACTGAAGCACAACAAAaggaaatcaagaaaaatttgaagaaatactATCCAATATTCGAACAAAAGGATCGCTTACGCCTTACACGCGCATCTAAGGAATTGCTCGAAAAACGGTCACAATTGCGCGAACAGTTCATGGAGTACCGCAACAAGCGCATTGCCGAATGGAAAGAGCAAAAGAGCCGCCGCCTGCAGCTCAGAAATC ATATTGACACTGATAATTTAAATACGGAAGAAGTTGATGAGGAGATCGTTGAATTTTTAGTCAAGGAAGAAGTAACTGTGCTCGAGTAG